The genome window TGCTGCTCCACCTATCTTAATACGGAATGGCGCCGGGGGCCCGCGGGCATATGTCGATTAATACCAGCGGCCCTCACGATTGACCGATAACGGCCCATGCTCTGGTTCCGATTGATGTTACGGTGTCGGGCATGGCGATGAGGCTGTTCCATGCCTCGCAGGCCGCATCGATGATGTCGTCGTAGGTTTCGAAGACGCGGTTCGAGAGGAAGTTGGCGCGCAGATACTGCCAGACTTGCTCGACGGGATTCAGTTCCGGCGAGCGCGAGAGCAGCAGGATCGGCGTGATGTTTTTCGGCCAGCACAGGCTGCCTGTGGTGTGCCAGCCGGCGCGATCAAGCAGCAGAACGGCATGGCCGCCTCGTCGGACCATGGACGATATTTCGCAAAGATGCTGCTGCATCGCCTCGGTGTCTGCGAAAGGCATGGCAAGACCGGCCCCGACACCCCGGGCCGGGCAGATCGCGCCGAAGAGGTAGGCGCTTTCATAGCGCTGGTCGGCGGGTTGACGTGGGCGTGTTCCCCGGCGAGCCCATTGCCGGACAAATGCCGTTCTTCTGCCCGATGCGCGCCTCATCCTGGGACCAGATTTCGATCTTTCGATCGTGTGCGCGTGGTGGCAGATGCGCTTTCAGCGTCGAGGCGAAGTTTTGAACGCTTCCATCACACCGGCGTCCTGCCCGGGATGATGCGGGCGGGCGCTGATGTGCGAGAAGCCGAGGTGCTTCAGGAGCTTGCCAACCGTCCGCTCATGATAGACCACGCCGAAGCGCTCCTCGATCAATCGCTGAAGATCAACACGGCGCCAGCGCACTACGCCATGGGTTGCGCGATCCGGGCCGGTCTCGATAAGGCCCGCCAGCTCCTGATGTTGCTCCGACGACAAACGGCGCGGATTTCCGCGACGGCGATTGTCCTTCAACCCCTCCGGGCCGAGCGCGTTGAACCGATGCACCCAGTCCCGCAGCGTCTGGCGGTCCATGCCGCCGATCTTCGCGGCATCCGCCCGGCTCATTCCGTCCAGAATAGCCGCAATCGACAGAAGGCGGCGGCTCTGGCTCGCGTTCTTCGTCAACGCCGCCAGTCG of uncultured Alphaproteobacteria bacterium contains these proteins:
- a CDS encoding conserved hypothetical protein (Evidence 4 : Homologs of previously reported genes of unknown function) encodes the protein MVRRGGHAVLLLDRAGWHTTGSLCWPKNITPILLLSRSPELNPVEQVWQYLRANFLSNRVFETYDDIIDAACEAWNSLIAMPDTVTSIGTRAWAVIGQS
- a CDS encoding conserved hypothetical protein (Evidence 4 : Homologs of previously reported genes of unknown function), yielding MPKVVEVKPSYTPAQLRRLAALTKNASQSRRLLSIAAILDGMSRADAAKIGGMDRQTLRDWVHRFNALGPEGLKDNRRRGNPRRLSSEQHQELAGLIETGPDRATHGVVRWRRVDLQRLIEERFGVVYHERTVGKLLKHLGFSHISARPHHPGQDAGVMEAFKTSPRR